Proteins from a single region of Chromobacterium sp. ATCC 53434:
- the cobA gene encoding uroporphyrinogen-III C-methyltransferase has translation MTGKVYLIGAGPGDLDMLTLKAARCLRLADVALVDDLVHPDIRTMLRPDAEIVPVGKRGGCPSTPQAAIEQRMIDEARAGRTVARLKGGDPFVFGRGGEEMLTLQTAGIEVEIVNGLSAGLAVPATLGIPLTHRHFVHGVTFVSGHPHQDGDEPNWQALAQSGMTLVIYMGVKRLPLIRAELLRHGLKPDTPAAAIENGTLPQQRQVLSTLGALEQDMRAAGIHSPALIVIGATVALASCSPSAANETRKELA, from the coding sequence ATGACGGGCAAGGTTTACCTGATAGGCGCCGGCCCCGGCGACCTGGACATGCTGACGCTGAAGGCCGCGCGCTGCCTGCGGCTGGCCGATGTGGCGCTGGTCGACGATCTGGTGCATCCGGACATCCGAACGATGTTGCGGCCGGACGCCGAAATCGTGCCGGTCGGCAAGCGCGGCGGCTGCCCGTCTACGCCGCAGGCCGCCATCGAGCAGCGGATGATAGACGAAGCGCGGGCCGGCAGGACCGTGGCGCGCCTCAAGGGCGGCGACCCCTTCGTCTTCGGCCGCGGCGGCGAGGAAATGCTGACGCTGCAAACGGCCGGCATCGAGGTGGAGATCGTCAACGGCCTCAGCGCCGGTCTGGCGGTGCCGGCCACGCTGGGCATCCCGCTGACCCACCGCCATTTCGTCCACGGCGTGACCTTCGTCTCCGGCCACCCGCACCAGGACGGCGACGAGCCCAACTGGCAGGCGCTGGCGCAAAGCGGCATGACGCTGGTGATCTATATGGGCGTCAAGCGGCTGCCCTTGATCCGCGCCGAGCTGCTGCGCCACGGCCTGAAACCCGACACCCCGGCGGCGGCGATAGAAAACGGCACGCTGCCGCAGCAGCGCCAGGTGCTGAGCACGCTGGGCGCGCTGGAACAAGACATGCGCGCGGCCGGGATACATAGCCCGGCGCTGATCGTCATCGGCGCCACGGTGGCGCTGGCGTCCTGTAGCCCGTCCGCCGCCAACGAAACAAGGAAAGAACT